Within the Naumovozyma castellii chromosome 1, complete genome genome, the region ATATGGAAAATGACCGGTTTAGCACTAGTGATAttttttatcatttataatttgatgaaattcttttaaatttgcatatatatgtatgtatatatatattttattatattcataACCCTTGAGCTGCATCTCTACCCAATCTATAATTACCAATGGCTTTCCCCCAATTAACTTTGGATCTAGTAATGGGTAATCTTCTTctcaaattcttgaattgcTTCTCATTCAAATCTGTGAATGAAGtcatcaattcattttcaaattgagTTTCCACCTCcttaattaattgaacCACATCGGAGCCTTGCAATTTAACTTCTTTACCAGATTGGAAATTCACGTTCCCATCTTCGAAATAATGGACGTATACATTAATTTCCCCTTCCAACGTCTCCTCCTTCACGTTATAATGATATTTCGATTTCCATGAACCATTCCAGTAATTAGCAGGATTTAACTTCTCCGCCACAATGCAAATCCTAATCacatcctcttcttcctcctgAGGGAACACACCCACGGTAGCCACATCATTAGGATATGCTCCCGTCACATACTTCTTCAAGTCTTCGTAAAGCTTACCTTGAGCATCATTCAAAGCCTTCTCCTGTACGTCCAATTCCACATCCACAGCTTTCAAATGTAAATGATCCACAGCAAACCTGCACATGGCGACAGGGTCCCAAAACTTGGCTCTCTCATCCTTATCGGCATTGAACTCACTAACCAAGGAGAATTGATCCAGTTCAGGGATAAACACTCTGGTCACGGTCTTGACGTTACGGGATTCTATGCATTCCAGGACAGTGTCAGCGTTGGCCTCGGAAGTGATCTTGAGTAAGTCAGCATACACTTCCTGGGTCTCCCCTGGTGGTGCATCATTTATGATCTCGttaatgatttctttgaacTCAGACATGGTGGTTCGTTGTGTTTGGTGAGTAGGGGTTAGTTAGTTAGTTTAGGTTCCCTGTTCAAGTTCactttatttttcattttctcGAGACGAAGTTGAGTTTCTACAATACGACATATATATAACACACAGACATAGAGTATATAGAGGCTAAGAGGTAGAGAAGTACAAGGGGCATGGCAATCGAATGTCACACGGCTTCAAAATGCAACGGGATGGGTATGCGAACTAGAAGTTCATTCCCGTGTCACTCTGGTCGTCCCATCCTCACGGACAGGACTAACGTGTATGCTAGTCTCTGGGATTCGTTTACCATAATCTACCTAGAGATGGCATAGACATGGTGATAAAATCCCATGTCCTCTTGAACCAGAgacaagaacaaaatggAAGACAGAACAAGAAGACAACTATGAAGGCTATTTATAAGACGAAGAcaagaaaaacaaaaaagcCGGTCCATTTTTTGTTAGGGCTCTGCTCTTTCCTCCACAACAAGACAACAACACTCCTTTTTGACCACAAATTAGTCATGGTATGGTATCAGTCACCTCACGGAATATGCTCTGTTCAACTATGCCATTCCGTGAACTAACTGAGCTGTTATCTGCTCTTTACCCAGGGAATAACCACCATTTGTTTGTATACGTAGGCTGCTTACGTACTCAAACCAACGGAAAGTGTCATAGCGATCCTGGAATTCCACCGGAATTATCAGCACATAATTCCTTATTATACAATCCATCAATTAGACTCTCAATTCATATATAAACCACCTCTTGCCACCTTCATTGATGTCCTTATCACTCTGTCTTGTCCAGCCCATCCAACCAAACCCCCAATTAAATCAGAATAATGACCAAAAACGTTCTACTATTAGGTTCAGGCTTCGTCGCCCAACCAGTAATCGACACTCTTTCTGCTACCCCAGACATTAACGTCACAGTAGCATGTAGAACACTAGCCAACGCTCAACAATTAGCTGCTGCCTCTGGCTCCAAGGCC harbors:
- the CAP1 gene encoding Cap1p (ancestral locus Anc_2.503), with product MSEFKEIINEIINDAPPGETQEVYADLLKITSEANADTVLECIESRNVKTVTRVFIPELDQFSLVSEFNADKDERAKFWDPVAMCRFAVDHLHLKAVDVELDVQEKALNDAQGKLYEDLKKYVTGAYPNDVATVGVFPQEEEEDVIRICIVAEKLNPANYWNGSWKSKYHYNVKEETLEGEINVYVHYFEDGNVNFQSGKEVKLQGSDVVQLIKEVETQFENELMTSFTDLNEKQFKNLRRRLPITRSKVNWGKAIGNYRLGRDAAQGL